The sequence CATTTTCATAGGTGTCAAAGTCCTCTTTGTGATGCGTTCATCCTTCCCTCCTTCAGCGTGTGAATAAACAGAATCATCTCAATCTATTCGTGTTTGCTCCACAGTGTCATGTCAGTGTGTTCTGTTTCTCATTCGGGCTGTTTTGACATTTTAACTGATTTTGACAACACAGCTGCTTGGGTGAGATAACAGAAGGGTGTAGCGGTTTTTTGCAGCcctgtttgctgtgttttctcTCAATCTTATTCTCCATCCATTAGACTTTGTCAGCTGTAAAACATGTCTCACCCCATTATCTGTGCTACAGTGTCATAGATATGTTTCTAGTATTGTGGTTTCTACTCCATAAAGAGATCCAAAGTATCAGTGAGAATGACTTTACCTTAAAAGAATAAGTGTATAAATACAAATGACTTTCTAGGTTTCTACTTTTTGTTTGGGGGCCATGATGTTGCAGTGTTTAGCAGTAGTAATCCAGACCCAGAGGGTTTCTGCTTTGGATCTCGACTCAGGTTTCTCTGCATGGAATTGGATCATTCAACCTGTAGGTTTTCTCCAGATATTTCTTCCCACTTAGATGATTGTTAATATTGTGAAGGGTCTCATAAACTTTATCTAAATCTAAACAAAGTCATTTAGCTTCCTAGGACTAATGTCAAATGACAGCATTTTTTAAAGactttaagaaaataaatattggATCGACTaagtaaaaaaaagttgttcCAAAAAGGATTCAAACCTAATCCCTTCTGTTGTCATATGTTTTTGGGGTGGAAGTTAATATGGTTAATGCTCTTTATAGTCTTGAGGTTTAATTAAAAGGTGTACAATACAACTAGACAGTTAATGTAGTTTCTTCTGAATTATTTAAACGGAGAAGGGGGACAAAAGTTAACTTTATATGACAGTTAACACGAAATACAGCTAGCTAGCAATAAGCTTATAAAACAGTGCTCCCTCTCTCCATGTGTGGTGACAAAAAAGCGACTTCCAGACATTAATCCCCAAACAAATGGGTGGGTGCACATGCTCATGTGCATCATTTAAATATAGTCTGTGGATCCAAGACTGTGGGATAGTCTAAATGTACTTAACTTATGGTTCTGCTGGTTAGTGTGGACAGATTTTTACACAAGGGgttgttcagtgttttttttttttttttggaagacgAGTAGAAAAGCATTGTCATGATGATCTTTTTACAATTAACTACTTCAGGAACTGTAAAGGATGGAAATGCTTCATTTACAGAAATAATGCCGTCCCACGACATCATTGTGTAATATCAAAACTGCACTCTTAACATATTTCACAACTTCCAGATGCACCATATTTCTTTGGTGTGGCAAAATGAGCAGATTTAAATTAGGCCAAAGGCAAACATATCAATAAAAAAAGCTCTACTTTAGACAGTCTCAGATGCCCAGGACTTCCCCAGCAGACCCTTACCATGTATACATGACATGTACATGCAATCAATGATAGTCCTGGAAGATTTGTGTTCAGTAGCTCAAGTCCAGGTAGAAGTATTTTTTTACTTCTTATATTGTCAGATTGGAACCCCTATAACACATGTGAAGAAATGTCCTATATTTTCCCCAAAGAAACTAAAACTGTGGTGTTAATGTTAATGATTCACAGATCTGCTGGGGATAAGAAGAGGATATCTACACAGTGTAACAAGGGAGCATAGAGTAGTCAAATGATTTTGGAGTATCCCAAACAAATTAATATGATTAATTTATGCCGATTATATGGCTGGTAGTGCGATAGTCAGTAGGTCGAGCTGTCATCCTTCAGTAAGATAGCTGCTGTTCAATCGCCAAGAAGATTCTTTGGGAAATATGCTGAACCCCACAATGCTCTGCATGTAGGTGTCACATCTATTCATGCTTTTCTGCACCTTTTCCACTGCTGCTGCGTTCCAAAAACCCCACAAAGTGACTGTGTCTCCTGTTTGACACCATATCTGTTGCTTTCCATAACAACCCAGTAATCCGTAATGCTTGTTGAAgcacaaaaactaaacaaaagtgAAATCTGAATGAAATCTTGttgttctgataacttttgtgtgCTTGGAGATATAACtatacaacaacaaaataaaaaagttagTGCAAAAGATGGAttagttttggttttgtttaccCAGAGTTAAAGAAGTTTCTCAACATGAACCAAACTAAATAGAAATGAGGAAGAACAGATTTCACAAAATCAAAAACGCTGAGAGTGAAGTTTTCACATCAGCACATGGTGGCAAAGTCAGACTGAGGTTCATTcgttgaaggaaaaaaaagctgcCATAACATGCTTTTCATGCACAAACGTAACTCTTGTAAACACCCGTTTATTGCtcaaacaaattcttcacaatTTGATTATCAAGTGCGAATCTTGCTGAtatgttttacatttatttagctCCAGATTATCTCTGAGTCAAACTTAGTTTGTGCACTACCTCTTTACAGCAAAATCTGATTCTGGTGAAACTTTCCTTTGAATATGTTGCTATCGGCCGAACTCCTTGTGACTAACTTCTCAGGAGGCTGAATCATCATACTCCAGTTTTTGATGACTTTGCTGAACTGTTGATTAATCAGTTATATTAATCTTTAACTTCTTCACGTCCAACAGTTGTTCAAAATTCTTGGGTTCTTGGGACACCCGTCACAGAACATCACAATTTTAAGTTAAAATTCAGCCTTTGACATTATTTCCTTGATTTACTCTTGACCTGGTAAAATGAGAAAGGCTTTCGCTCCTCCCACCTCAGTTTCTGCCCAACAGGCCGCAAGCAAAAGAGGATGTATCAAACTTCATTTCATAAAGCATATGTGAAAATTATAAGAGATACATTTAGCTTCAACCTTAGGTGCTGAAAACAAGCTTCTTCATAAGCCTACTTCTTCCACTGTGTTTGTCACCATCTCTGCAAAGAGAGGTAAGTGCTTAAAGATTCATTTTCCACTCATATAGTATGTATTACATACATGTAATATCTCAAGGACCCACTCTTTCAATCCCTCTATCTTGTTGTAGTAACGCTGCTGATGCTATTTCAGACACTAAAGCTGTCACATTCTTTTTTCTGATTAGACTCGAGCCTCCAAGGCAGATGCAAAGATGACTGTCGAGTACCGTGCCTCCACACTGACAAACATGGACCTTGAAGAAAGTAAGATTGGCTACAAGCAGTTTTTTCCAGATGGCAGCCAACTACGCCATTCAGGTAAAGAAATAAGCTTTATTTCAAGTAACTCTTCTTTCATCAACAGAAGTAGGAAATAGTTATTATTGTCCTCCATTCTCTAGAGTTAAGAACTGATTCTCTCCAAAGCCATTCGCCATGCAGTACATTCCACTCTCAAAAGAAACATGTAAGAGGTGCTTTTGTCCACATCTTCAGTCGTATTAAATTCTGAAATACCAACAAATCTCtaggctgttgttttctgtgaaGGTGAGTCTCCACATGAGCTCAAATAGTCGAACTTGTAAGTCCAAAAactgtattttgtgtttttaactAACAACCTTAACGGTTCATCTGTGACAGCAAAGTATAGAAATGAGGATTGTGGGTGGATCCTGTGATGTCCGGATACTGTCCTCCTGCCAAAAATGACTCCGTGGCACATCTGCTCATTGAAATAATTAACTTTTAAAAGAAATTCAGTCTGTGGTGGTTGTGAGAAACACATGCATGTGGAAAACATGGTAAACATAGCCATTGTACAACTTTTGAGCCTTTATTGTAAAACTGCTACGCTTTGTGCTGTGGCACACGTAGCTCTTACACTTCTTTTTGAGACTGGGTGGTACAGTATGTGTGATatctgacagaaacataaagTATTTAAGTAAATGGGTCTTAGAGGCAGATCGACTGGCTGTAAACTTAACACAGACAATCTGTGCAATGATCTTGGCAAACAATGTTGTTACACACAATTTTTTTGTGTTGTCATCCTGCAATTTTCCAGTTTTGACGTAGAAATTCAGCCAAATGTCATTCAGTGAAAATATTACAATAAATGCTAAATGCAGCTAAGTCTTTTTGAATAAGTCATGTTGCCGTCATGATGCATTTGACTTAGACATGGAGCACTGCTGAGACTCTACCGACACTATGtctttatgaataaaacattttaatgttCTCCAGCCGCAGAATTTctctgattaaactctgattaaTTTCCCACAACAATGGATGAAAACTCATATTAACATGATGACTTTGGACTTAAATTAGTCCCATCACCCAAAACATGACTTGATATTGCTTTTATTGTAActcaaaatgtattttcttcaaTGAACCACATATTATGTTTACAGCTTGCTGTGCTGCCCAATAAATCGCAGTCATAAGAAATGATTATAGttaattctgtaaaaacacaAGACTGTAATATTGATACGTGGTTAATGTAGCAAATCACTATATAGATTATGTGTTAACATATGCTACTTGTGTGTGTAGGCTGTTTTTCTTCAGTATAATcagatttatatttattttagtgTTAGCTTGAAATGAACAATTTGTATAGATATTTTGCAACACTTAGCAGTAAAACCACAAGTTCCTTGGATCACTTCATCAATTCTGAGTTTCTACTTCCACTTTGCTTGCTTCCATTCAGCATATGTGTTGAGAAACAGCCCGTTCAAGATTGCTACAATTTGCCTCGGGCTGCTGTGTGTTCTTCTGTTGGCTGGGGTCATAGGCCAGAGTGTCCACTGTGAGTCTAcctttctgttttttctctgtCAAGTGTTCACATTGTCTGGTGTCAAGATAAAATTGCTGATTCATATTTTCTCTCCTCTGGGCAGACCAAAACGTAGAGCATGATCGTCAGACAAACCTAAAAACCCTGAGTACGGACAAAGAGAAGCTTCAACAACAGCTGAAAACAgtggaaaatgagaaaaaaactaTCGAAGTCAACCGCAATCAATTGCAGGAACGCTCAGATTACTTAGTGAGGAGGAATAGCCAAATACAGACCAACAGCGATTTACTGACccaagaaataaacaaaattaaacttAGCCAAAGCCAGTCACAGACCAGTAGCGCAGCTTTAAGCAAAGAGTTAGAACAACTTAAAGTCACGAAAGCCCAGCTGCAAAAAGATAAAGATAGCTTGACTACAGCTCAAAACAGCTTAAAGACACAATATGATGCAACTGTGAAACGCAGACAAGAGTTACAGGCCAGTTGTGACTCTGTGACCAAAGACAGGGACAATCTACAGAACAAGTACAACAATGTTACCAGATCAAGAGAGCAGCTGCAGATGAGTTACAATGCTTTGGTTATGAAAGTAGAGCATTTACAGGACAGGTACAACTTCTCAGCCAGTGAGAAAGACAAGTTAGCAAGCAGCCACCAAAACCTGACCATTGAGATTGACACTCTGCAGGCCACTTGTAACATActtaaaaaagcacaaaatgagTTGCAGGCTTCATACGCGGCAATCATTAAGGAAAAAAACGAGTTGGAAAGCAATTTCAAGAATGTAACAGGTGAGAGAGATCTGTGGAAAACAAAAACCGACAACCTGACTGCTGAgagagaccagctgctggagaGAGTTAACAGACTGAATGCAACGATTCAAGGTAggcaaagaaaaacagacagaaagacatgctgcaaaatgtttcctgtttgtTAAAGTTTGCACATGTATGTGTAGCatccacaaaaaaacaaatccaattcTCTCTAATCATGGAAAACTACGAATGGGTTTTGTTTCAGTGTGTGATCACTGACCCACAAATATCTTCCAATTGCAGAAAAGAAGTGTCCTGTTGGCTGGAAGAAGTTTGAAAACAGCTGCTATTTTACCTCTTTGATGAAGAAAACCTGGAACCTGAGCAGAGAATTCTGTCAAGGCAAAGGAGCAGACCTTGCTGTCATAAACAGTGAGGAGGAAATGGTGCGTTCATCTAACACAGTCTCATAGAAGTTTGTTAGCATTTCTATTGATCTGATTTTTGTGAAACTCATACTGGAGGTGTTTTATGACAAACAAAGTCCTTATACAGGGGCTTGATTGGTTGGGTAGTGGAATTATACACTTATGTTTAGTTTCAGTCACTGTTGGAATAGATTTTTGTCCACTAAACCACCTGGTTGGGTTTAAGAATAACAAACCACTTGGTCAAGGTTAGAAAACATCAAGGCTTGACTTTTCATATACCCTCTTTCAACAGATAGCACAATAAAAACTCTATTTTTTGACTAAGAGGGTGAGTCCCTCCCCATTTTCAAAATACATAATTATGTTGCAGGTGCTACAGAAACCAAATTACATTACACTAAAATTTAAGCTGGGTGAAAGAAATGAACAATTTGAGTCCACTTGCACGAATATTTCCTCCCTGCTTATATATTCAACCATTAAATTAACGGAATCTTTCAAACTTTAAACAAGCAAAGAGAGAAGAGATGAGCAGATTtagataaggaaaaaaaaaaaaaaaaaaaaacacatctgttgTAGTACAAAAGATGAATATAAGGTAAAACTTTACGTTGTGTGCACATAATACACAAATTCTACACATATTATAACATTTCCATAAACAGGTCATTAAACAAagtcaaataataaaaaaagtgtCTCCAAGAATAGATGTATTGGTGTTTAGAGTTGGCCCGTTTTGTGATTGAGTTCATGGGTAAGTTTCTCTGGTGGAAGGGGTGCTGATTTAAGAGGGTGGTTAAATTGATAAAGTGGAGGAGACATAGCAAACAGTTTCCAAGTAACCGCTTGAATCACAGTGCGAACTTGCTTTCTTCCGCATTTAATGACATGACCAAAACATATGGATGAATATGTCTATGTACTATGTACATTTAAAACACATATTAGAGCTGTTGGGGCATGTTTTCTGGAGGCTAAAGGGTATACAGACGATCCTACTAAAAGATAAGCAGGTATACAGTCGGTCCTACTAAAAAATAAGCAGACATATAGTAGGTCCTGCTAAAAAATAAGCAGGGATATAGTAGGTCGTACTAAAAAATAAGCAGGTATATAGTCGGTCGTACTAAAAAATAAGCAGGTATATAGTCGGTCCTACTAAAAAATAAGCAGGTATATAGTCGGTCCTACTAAAAAATAAGCAGGTATATAGTAGCTCGTACTAAAAAATAAGCAGGTATATAGTCGGTCCTACTAAAAAATAAGCAGGTATATGGTAGCTCGTACTAAAAAATAAGCAGGTTGTTGTGTTCCCACGATAGCTTAAGAGCCATAATCACATTAAGAAGTTGGAGGGTTGGTTTGTCGAACATCTGGCATTATGGTTCAGGAAACTTTAATCCAAGAAATGCAAAATGTCATAACTGCCGTTCCATAGTTCCATtacaaactaaactaaactaaagagaCAAACTGCTACCTGAAAATATTTTCACCACGTACAGTTCTCCTGCTTTATGAGAATCACTTATTTCAATTTAAACCTtgtgtagagaaaaaaaaacactccaatAACTCATATCTCTCTTTCCTCATAGACCTTCATCAACAGCTTGTACAGCAGTGACAAAGAAGTCTGGATTGGGCTGACTGATGGAGGAATAGAAGGGCGATGGAGATGGGTGGATGGGACACCACTGACCTTAACGTAGGAAGCTAAACACATGTCTCTCCTTATGACAAAAATCTGCAATATTGATTACACCAAAGAGATGAACAGTATTTTCTTCTGATCATGAGGACTGTGCTTTTCTCTTCAGATTCTGGGCTAAAGGTCAGCCCAACAGCCATCATGGGAGGGACCAGGACTGTGTGGAGTTCTGGCACCGTTCCAAAGGGAGCGGCGACTGGAATGATGAGAGCTGTACCATCGTGCAAAACTGGATCTGTGAGATATAGCTTTGCTGCGCGAAGAGGAGTAAAGTTTTGGCAGAGTTCCAATAAAAACCATCTACTGTAAGGATATTACAAAAAGACATATTTGGGATTTCTTTTTTGGAACTGGAATTAATAGCAAAATTAGACGCAAAAACACAACTGAAGCCTGAGATGCACTATTTTGTGATGAGTAATATTTTGAAAATCAAATTTGGCAGACAGCTGATGGCGGAGCACACGCAGATGATGCAGGTTGCTTTAAGCTCAGAGATTTTcataaatatctgtaaatgttgTAGAAACAACTCTGTCTCTGATGATTTTAACACTGTACAGTTTGCAGAATGTATTCATATGTTGGATTATGTCAAACTAATTTGTTTTCTTGATTACgtgatattttttaaaaatcattattGTTAGATTAAACAGGTTGTTTTGTATTTGTTCATCACTGCTATCTGGTTAGTGTTGAATAGATAGAACACATTGGAAATATTAATATGACTAAACCCATTTACTTAAATAAAACAACTTGCACTACAAGTGTAATAAATGATATAAAGATTGATTTTCTGTGATAGATGCCTGCAGCAGCTGAGGCTACCAGGCCTCCTCCTCCCAAACCACAGGGTCCCTCTTACACTGTGAGAGTAATCTCTCATGCATATCATTGGTCTCTCCTGGGTTTTCTTTCCTTTGAAACATGTATCCCCATATCCCATTTTGTACCCTTGACCACAACTTTCTATTTTTATTGTGGAGGACTTGCGGCTCAACTTGGATCATCCAACATGGCTGAGTCTATGCAAACATACACCAATAAGCCAAAACATTAAAACTACTGATAGGTAAAGTAAGTATTACAGCTCATTTTGTTACAGTCCAGCTCTGCTGGGTAAACCTGCATGTAGGTTACATGGATTTTAACTTGTCACTtagcaaaacattttttcagagcAGTCATGGACCAACCTTCTCACACACACCTTCAGTACATACTTCTGCACACTTCCCACTAATAAAAGGTTTCCATTTTACAGAAATAATCTGGAATTTACTACGTGTGGAGAGCTGAAAAAGTGCCTCGTTGATTTGTGTTATCTCTCCTACAGCATCAGACACTTTATTATACCTCTTCAAAGGAGAGGAGACAATGCTGTCAAACAGTTATTTATAGTATTAACATACAAACCATCAAACCGTGCACTAATAATGTTTATCTTCCATAAATTTAACAATTGATTCAGTCGTACCTACTGGGATTAAAGTCATTGGCCATTGGAGTGAATGGAAGACACCAGTCTTAATCTGATAGCCTGGTTGTTTCACGTTTGTAAAAAGTAGGCTATTTTCCTTCTTATGTCACATCAAACTTTGGAGATGACGTGGTGCTTTTCATTGGATTGTCCAATTGTATAGCCTTTGTGAAACAACAGTGTAAAATATGCAGGCAGCAAAGCATCTAAGATGACTTTAGCAGTACATCTTCAGACTCAGTGTGGCAGTATCACATCAACATGTGTTTCTTTGTAGGCCCGCATGGACAACTTTCATAATATCTTTCTGTGTCCTGATGAAGTTTTCCAAATGTAAGAAAAGTCTATGAACTTAATTGGAGTGGAGTTTAACTACGTGTAAGATGAAGTTCAGAACAGTGCAAATAGAAAGATTGTTAAGTATGGTGTATACACCGACTATAAGTCGACAGAGAGCTGTGCCATCCAAGAGCATCCAAATCATTCTTCTGCTGAGTTTGACCATGAGAGCCCACTAGAGGGAGATCATCCCACACTTTTCCCAAAGCTTAATAATGAACAtccataaaacaaacaaacacgctATTTAGCATGTGCTGGTGCCCCCTTTGCCCATCACATACACCACATTATTATCCCTGTTTCTAACGGTAATGCTTTCTAAGAGCAGTAATGGAGTCCCATTCATACTGTTTGAAAGGGTGGTTTT is a genomic window of Odontesthes bonariensis isolate fOdoBon6 chromosome 4, fOdoBon6.hap1, whole genome shotgun sequence containing:
- the LOC142379339 gene encoding uncharacterized protein LOC142379339, with product MTVEYRASTLTNMDLEESKIGYKQFFPDGSQLRHSAYVLRNSPFKIATICLGLLCVLLLAGVIGQSVHYQNVEHDRQTNLKTLSTDKEKLQQQLKTVENEKKTIEVNRNQLQERSDYLVRRNSQIQTNSDLLTQEINKIKLSQSQSQTSSAALSKELEQLKVTKAQLQKDKDSLTTAQNSLKTQYDATVKRRQELQASCDSVTKDRDNLQNKYNNVTRSREQLQMSYNALVMKVEHLQDRYNFSASEKDKLASSHQNLTIEIDTLQATCNILKKAQNELQASYAAIIKEKNELESNFKNVTGERDLWKTKTDNLTAERDQLLERVNRLNATIQEKKCPVGWKKFENSCYFTSLMKKTWNLSREFCQGKGADLAVINSEEEMTFINSLYSSDKEVWIGLTDGGIEGRWRWVDGTPLTLTFWAKGQPNSHHGRDQDCVEFWHRSKGSGDWNDESCTIVQNWICEI